Within Runella rosea, the genomic segment TTGTATAATTCGTATAAATTGTTTCCGCTGCACAGCACCAATTGCCCCTCGGTTTCGGCCAGCAGGTCGTGAATCTCCGATCCAATCAACAACCCGCTCAAATACAAGCCGTTTTCTTTTTTAGTCCATTTTTGAAAAAGTTGATTGGTTCGGACCCTGAAAAGATTCCGAAGCACGCCACGCGCGCCAGACTCGCGCACGCCCATTTTAAACGCATCTATTTCTAGCACTGATAGCTCAAGGCTCGCTTTTTCTACCGATTCTTTCAGGATACTGTGATGAGAAATCATGCTGAATACCTCGCCCGTCATGTAGGTTTGAAAATCAATCAGGCGATTGTTTTGGACATACAAGTGTTTAGAGTGCGTTCCTGGCAAAATTAAAATATACCGTTGATTTTCAGACAAATGCAACAATTCCGCCAACCCAACCAACTGTGTTTCTTCGCCGCGCATCACGTCGTGCTCACTCCGAATTCCCGAAATGAGCAGAATATCGTGGGGCAAATAGGCGTCGGCTTCTAGGCGATGAACCGCCGTTTGCGCCCCATCCACGTCATACGGTAAGGTGGCGTATGGCACCTCGTACATTCCGATGGAAGACGATGCCATTCCCGAAATAACAATTTCAATCCCGTCCAATTCGACCTTAGACTGCTGGGCCAATACGACAAGTTGTTCTTTTAAACGTTGAATAAAAAACGATTTCTTAGT encodes:
- a CDS encoding 2-dehydro-3-deoxygalactonokinase, producing MKNYLIGCDWGTTSFRLRLIETVENKVISEVLSSEGVASTFDAWKATKGEFETKKSFFIQRLKEQLVVLAQQSKVELDGIEIVISGMASSSIGMYEVPYATLPYDVDGAQTAVHRLEADAYLPHDILLISGIRSEHDVMRGEETQLVGLAELLHLSENQRYILILPGTHSKHLYVQNNRLIDFQTYMTGEVFSMISHHSILKESVEKASLELSVLEIDAFKMGVRESGARGVLRNLFRVRTNQLFQKWTKKENGLYLSGLLIGSEIHDLLAETEGQLVLCSGNNLYELYKAAVEELGLSDRTLTVSAEMVDRATVVGQVKIFQNQALLLNNQTL